The DNA segment TCATTGCTTTCTTTGTCTGGACAAGATGATTTCGAATCAAGAATGACACAGAATACTGCTCGCTGGAACCATGTAGTCAAAGGGAAAGTAGTGCACTGTGTCAGCGAAAAGCTTGCAAGCCCATTTTCCACACCTGTTGCGAATAGATCTTCTCTGTCTTTGGGCGCTGTTCATCTGTTACGAGCTCAGGTGGACATACATCCTTACCGCAATATATATGGTTGCCACAAGTTTGTTATCTATAGAAGCGTCAGTGTCTTTTCATGTATTCCATACCAACTTCCTCTCAAATTTTGCCCTACGTAAGAGATGGCATGCAGTTGAATGAGTAGAAAAGATTTGAATCAGAGCCATACAGTGGCGTCTCATGATGGAACCAAGGCTGTCAATTAATATCACTGCCATGTGATGACGCAGTTGATCACTCTTATTCTCAACACCACAGTGAAATCAGGTTTCAACGAATAGGCTTGTGCGCTCAAAATATAGTtttacataaaaattgtaacCGCGCCAACACAGGCACCCACAATGTAACAAGGACGAAAGACACGAGACTTTGTGAGTGCATGTGttggcgctgttacaatttttatgtcaagtacgcaccaactcgcccagaaagaagttttaatgaaaatACAGTTTATCAGCAAATTAAGCAATGAGTTGCTATATACAGATTCTGAATCTCTAGTGGAGAAAAACAGCAAGCATAAtatcattgttttgttttttttttcagaaaaagaacAACACGTAGCCGGCAGTAATTTTTTCCGGTGCTTTGAATTATTTCTGTCACTAAGAATGGCTACTCGATGGAATCTGCTTTTCGAAACGCTTCTTATGCGATTTTGTAGCGTGCTTCCGAGCATTCTCACATGATTGCCTGAAAAAGAGAAAGCAcgacagaaacaaagaaagagtaACACAACTTCCTTGAACTCTGCATTCGAGGCATGCAAGCGGTTTCATGGCACTTGTAGCTGACGCCTCAAATTCAATACATCCCGTGTCAAGTTTGTCTTGAGCGAGTAGTTTTACATGTGTATCGGTCAGTAAATTAAGTTTCGCGTGTTCGAAATAGAAAATAATTCATTTTTATCTCGGTTTGATACATTCTGATTTGACTGTGTTCCGTTTTTGTTTTCATCGTTCCAACCTGCGGCGATAGCTTAgtgctagaatagcagcttgggcttgttggttttccaccCTGGTGTTCgtagcgcaaaacgtagacggggcgCGAGACGAGAAGATGGCACCATATGCACTTAGTCCACAagcgtctcgtgtcccgtctacgttttaccctgttaacaccaggatagcttagtggctgtggcgttgcactgctgaggtGGAGGTCACCGTTTCGATTCCGGCAGCATATGGATGgggtgaaatataaaaaaaaatatgcaggtccAATGCACATCCTGAAATCTACATGAAGCGAAACTCTTTTGAAGCGGTTAATCAAATGCGATAGATTTGCCCATTACATTCGTGCTCCTATGACGTAAAAAGGACTGGCGCGCGCTCGTGCTCTCAGGCACCCGTGCTGCGCATTGTGACACACGCAGTTATAGCTGCCGTTGGCACGATAGAAGTACGCGTGCAGTCGTGTGGCCTGGTGGTTAGAGAATAACcgagcgtaaccgagcgaacgagcatagcgaaagatgaaagacaCGAGGCGCGAACGGCGGATAtccagtgacgtgcgcgcgggaaattGGTGTCATGCGTACCAGCCGCACCGCTCGTTTCGTAGtctcgtctgctcgcgtcagctctcgctcgtgcttgtttgctttgctttgcttggtatcgttcgcgcttgtttcgattgtcatggtttgtgaTTTTTGTAATGTGATCGCATGCGCGACTCGAATCGTTTAgtgctttctggaagccacgcggtcaccagcgattgcactggaaccttcgacgagtcatgcataaaagccgacgcgctcgacccgcagatcagattcctgacgatcgccgactttgcttGTCGCTATCGTTctgcttgagtgttacttgttttgctgcgcacaagttcgcccaataaagatttaAATTTGTAAGTCACAGTTTCGACAGCGTGtccttcttcactgtcactaccgcGTGACAATATAATCCTAATACAAGATGACTGTCAGCCAGTTCTTTCTAAACAATGAACGGCGCAACCGGTGGAAGTGCTACGTCTGccactgctgctaaacgagctgcgcGAGCAGAGGCTTAGCGCCACCGCCGAGAGCACCCTGTCGTTCAGAAACAATTTGCTACAATATATCGCGTATTCAAAGCACCTAAACAGCCTCGCTCGAAATTCGCACTTGTGAGTACTGcgatcgtcggtgaatttttttcagtGCTGGTTATTtggcgaggcagcagcagcacccagcagccgTAGTGGGAAAAATCCGGAAGGAGTtcgtaaagaaagcttcgctttatcaTTCTCTTGCACTTATattgcacgttgaagaacccgaggtggtcgtgACAGGTGCGGACGCCTCCATTAtgccgcgtgcctcataatcagatcgtagtgtTGCAGATAAAATCCAGGAATTTAAACCATTTCATCGTTTCCACCACTCTCACTCATgcgcacttactactacttctgcGTTTGCACTTCCTTCGTGTGTACGGTTATCTGGGTACTGTTTTCTGAGTGCGCATTTTAAAAGTTGCGTTTATAACGTGCGTCCCATCTAAATGTGAGTCGAAAGCTACATATTTGCTGACGCGGATTTGATTCGTCGCCCTCTTTAAAATCGTCCACTAGAATTATCGCTGCGTGTCCCCGATAATGCTCGTCAGGATTTAGCTCCCGTGTTCGGCTAACTAGATTTTGGTATTCACGCTCCGCAGCAGAACGCCATTGCTACCCATCCGTCACCGTCTCTGCCGTCCTCCTGGATACATCTTAAATATTTTAAAATATTCTATAGATTTCTCAACCGAACTTTTATAGCTTTCAATAAACGCTCTCTATAAAAGCTACGAAGTTTCTCTACAAAGTTCAGTGAGTGTATGGGAAGCCGATGACATACAGCGTAAGCCAAGGCAGATTTGAGGCGCATGGCAATTGTTGAACGATGTTTCGGCTAGACGAAAGTGGTATTGTAAAAGACAAGGACATGCGTGCTGGTGTTAAATTGCAGGTACTGCTATAGTGCTGAGAGTGGCGCACGCTTCAAAAAGTTATACAGCCCTTAATTGAACACTATATCATACTGAGGAAACTAAAGGGAAACAGAGTCACAATTTGTCAGCCACATTGATAATCAAGGGTAGCCAGACTGATTTTTCTACAGTTTGGTAGGAATTCATTGAGAAAATACATTAAAGCAACCCTTATAGTTCTTTGTAGCTTAGTCGCAATGCGCGCCAGATTCACAATGTAATTTCTTCAAAGTAGTTTGAATGATTATTTCAAACAAAGGACAGAGTACACAACACAAAGGCTGCATTTGTGTTGTACACTCtcttttttgtgttgtttttcGTGGGGCAGCTACGTTGTTTCTGCCTCATAAGATGAACAATTTGAACGATGAACTAGAGCATCATATGCGGAATTAATGAGCAACAACTACTCATTCTTTCTGAAACGCAGTTGTTTCGAAACGGTCTCAGTAAAGACGGCTTCGTTGCCATATTCAGAATCTTCGAATACGGTCGCTCGTTCCAAACCTCCGTCATGTGACGATGGTGCTCGAGTGAGCGACGAAAGTTGCAGCAGccctgctggtgctgctgcctaGCGACAGCTCCGCTGCGCCTTCTTGCACCGGCGTACTGGCGTGCAGCGGCCGTGCCGACTGCGCGTCGTTCTCACTGTGCTCACACACTGACGTGTTCTCGCCGGATGGGCCCCGGAGCATGCGCAGGTCCACCTCGGCCGACGGTGCCAGCGCCAAGAAGGACTCCGGCAGCCTGCTGGCCGTCCTCCAGGAGGCGCTGCAGCGCTGGGACGGCGCGTCCGAGCCCTGCCGCAGCATGTTCGTCTGCCAGGTGGCCAAGGAGGCCCTCGGCGCGGGATACCTGCCAGACATGAGGCCCTTCGACGGCCTCTTCCAGCTCTTCTTAGGGTGAGCAATCCCTTATCGCGGCAGCGATAGGGCACAGGTGGCGTCTCTATCTCGATCTCTCCGCACCGCGTTCCGGTTACGTCGTGTATTTTAGGCCACGTCGGTTTGAAGCTGTGGTTACCTGTTTAGTATAAAGGAACGAATACATAACGTTAAATAATAGATAAAAAATCAGCCTAGAGAGGTCGGCGGCATTTTTCACGCATGAAAAGGGAAAAGTTTTGCGAAAATATTGCGATACCTGTGACGCCTTAATGACGTTGATGGTTTGGTGGATGGGCGGGAAATTCATAAACAAGAAGTTAAGCATTTGGTGTTCTCCGCTGATTGTTGTTATTCCGCTGTAGAAATGAAAACGGACATTTAGAAGTGTAATCCTCCAGTGTAGGCTGTCCTAATGCTTCTCTTTTATTGTCCGTTTGAAAGTGGATCTGCTGGAAATCCTTCGGCAAATCTTGTGCCATGGATACTGTGCTAatggttaaaaagaaaaaagaattcacGTTTATGGTCGCTATACGAATGGCAGCCCTGTTACATAGGTATTAGCAAATGAATTATCTTGAACAATCTCTGGTATGTGATAGATGTTAATTTGAGTATTTTATTTTAAAGCTTGTTCAAATAACTTCAGTTTGACTGTTGGGATGCTGTAAGTTGTGCGGATGAATTTGCGGGTATTGTTATAGAATCGCGCTTATTTTCGGTTCGCATGGGTATGTACAACATGATATGTCTTCAGATATTTCTTTCAATTGAACTGCTTTCAATGTTCTGTATATTGAGACGACACAATAACGTGACTTGTTTCCATGCGCTCGAGTGATGTATTCGGATTTATTGTGACACTGATGCGATATTTTGTCTGCTTCTGAACCATTTGTAAAGTTTAGAATAATCCTACGGTGATTTCTTCTTTTGATTTGCTTAACTTTTGTCGCGATTTTATGCATATGTACGGGCGCcgttttaaatgtttttttttaaaggcatACATCTAAAAATATTGTCGGAGTAGAATGTCACTATCCGGCCGAGATACCTCGCAAGTGCTCGAGTTGACTGACGCTATTATTTTGGACATTGTAGAGTTCCGTGATGTTGTCGAATTATTTTATTGAAATCGTGCAGAGAGAACGTGACAACCAGCGAAACCGATTTGACAAGGCGCTAAATCCACACGCCTCCTCGTCAAAGCCAATGTAGACAAGTAGAAGTATTGCAAGGAATTCTTTACCTTTGATATCGTTCATGTTCGCTTACGTCGCCGGGGGCAGGCGGAGCGGAATCACGCAAGGCAACCTACGAAGCAACCTACAACTTGAAGGATTCCCGCTGATCGGGTTAAGGGTTACGTGGAACGCGACCCAAGGGGAGCCTCAAGAAAGCATGCATCTTAACCTGACATAACTAAGAGGAACCTCAACAGAAAGCGCATTAATTTGCAGAGTTATTGTGGATTTACGAAGGTTGCCGCTACAAATGAGTTCCTAAACTACGTATGAGGGAAACTTTCGAAAGCTGCGGCACATTAAGCAATGACACAGGGGATGTATGCCGGACACTATCATGGCAGAACCGCGCCTTTTCATGTCAGTGGCTTGATGAGCTTTTGGGGTCTTTTAGGGGACTGACTGGTTTGTTTTGATTCATTGTTGCCAGTGAAACGAATACCCAGAGCAGCTGGCATGTGGGGTAGCCAACAAAGTTTCAATCAATCATACATGAGCTTTATTTATGCTAGTGCAGAGATGATACGACTTGAACTCGGGAGTGAAAAGTTAAGGAATAGATGGCGCAATAAGGAGGGGATGCCTTTCAGAACGTGGCGGAGAGTAGGCAACTAAAGAAATCTCTAACAAGAGGTCCAAGCAAAAGGATAATTTCTGTTCGCAAGTTCAAGCAATGTTGTTTGCGAACACAATTGTTTTCAATATGAGCAACGATTGAGTTATGGGCTGTCCAGGCGGCTGCATAGTGGACTATTAGGGACGCCGTAGGGGAGTACTCCGGATTAGTCTTGTCAAACCTGGGGTTGTTTAGCGCACACCGAAAGAACGGTACCCACACGAGAGTTCTCGAATTCcagccccatcaaaatgcggccgccgggggcCGAGATTCGAACCTGCGATCGCATGTGCTCGAAAGCAGAACGACTTAACGGCTGAGCCACCGCCGCTGTTGCGCCCTAAATCCAATTTTCTATGTAATTCGGAAATAGAGCACAATGATTCGTACTGATGATAATTTACGTCCGTCTACGCTATCGTTATCTTGTTatcataataataattttatttggTGCATTCAGTACGAACCTCGGCCAAGCGGCCCCGCTATCCTATTACACAACATACAGCCGATGACAGACGAACGTCGTCCTTGCAGGGACTACGGAAAGTCAGCGTCCACCAGCAAAGACGCGAAGGCTATGTTTCCGCACCAGGCGTTCTTTCACGCCATGCGAGACGGCTTCCGAGGTTGCAAGGCCAAGTACGACTGCGACGCCCCGCTCCAGCCGCCCCGTTATCCGCGCACCAGGAAGCCATGACTCCCCGCGGATGTGACCCGCCATCATCACTATCGCCTCCACCCATGGTAGAAGACGGAGAGTGTGCTCACGCTATTCATTCACCAAAGCGCCGTTCCtgtttttatttatctcgccttcCTGCTTGGATCGTATGAAGGAGATCATCGATTTCATCATGTAACGTGGACTTCAATGCCCTGCATATCCGGGTTGCTAAAACAATAAACGAcataacaaaacaaaacaaaaagcagaagaaaagaaaaaggagcacTATGGAGTAATGGATAACAACAAAATGTTGTCTTTCATAGAAGCATAAAAATACAGTATCTGTTCTTCTAGTCGTTTTCTGAATTGCGGAAGTCTACTGTATGTAACTCGGTGAACAAGAACGCGTTAGGAGAATAATCATGATCTTCACTACATAAAGAAAAAGTCAATAAGGAAGCAAAAG comes from the Dermacentor variabilis isolate Ectoservices chromosome 2, ASM5094787v1, whole genome shotgun sequence genome and includes:
- the LOC142571089 gene encoding uncharacterized protein LOC142571089, with product MRCRGDRSRSARSVAAPVAVACVALLVLASSPLSRAEAMTAEDGGSATTAPSYGNRTLLGGSPVRQQPANRGALMATALPATLGLGGILYGLTVLPALLALFGSGGAFPLTGFLGSLFREKSMRRSTSADGASAKKDSGSLLAVLQEALQRWDGASEPCRSMFVCQVAKEALGAGYLPDMRPFDGLFQLFLGDYGKSASTSKDAKAMFPHQAFFHAMRDGFRGCKAKYDCDAPLQPPRYPRTRKP